The Salinivibrio kushneri genomic interval CCATGTGGGCTGCCTGCTGACAGAGGATGCTGATCGCTCTATAGAGGGCCTGATGCCGACTCTGAAGCTTTCAGAGCCTGCTGCACTGAAAAGCAAGATATTTCCTCGGGTTATGACATACGCCGAAGCCCTTGAGTACCAAGGCATCATCCACCTTGCCGATTTTTCTAATAGCCCACAACGGGGCGTTCTGGACGAACTTTTAACAGGCTTGAGTTGTGCTGACAGCACGACTTTATCAGGAGGAAACGAGATATGAGCTACGACGCTAACTTCGATCAAACCCGACTAGACCAACTGGCGGAACAGTACCTGGCAGATAACCAAGTAGAAGGGGAAGTGTTTTTTCTGAGTGATTCCGATGATAACCGTCTCGATCATGCCCGTTGGCAGTTCGAGGAGACTGAACACGATTCATTGAAGGGTTCCGGCTTCAAAATGCATTTGATGGAGCTTCTAGACACCTTGCTGGTTTATCGTGCCGAGCACGGTAAACCGAACGCTAGCCAGGGCGTTGTAAAAGTTTGCGGCCGTGATCTGGCGATTGAATGGCTGCCTCGGGGTAAGTTTGAAGAGTTACGGAATGCGTAAGCCTGTACTGACGTGTCATTAGTGCCGGCATCTACGCAAGGATATTTCTCCAGGACGAGAGGATTACCGCCCTGGAGGACTTTCCAATTGCTACACATACCTATCTGATTTGGATAACACTGAGCTCATTCCATGCGCTCAAATAGGCCGCCTCTTGGAGATATGACCTGCACATACGCTATCAATCTGGATAAATTGTCGCCGGAATCCCAGTGCGTGAGTTTTCCAAATCAGATGGAACCGATGGGCGTTCAGTCCAGTGACCTCCCTGCCAGCGCTTCTGCGACTGGTGCACCCTAAAGCGCCTCGAAAAAGACCCGCTGGGCACTTGTTGAAGTTAGCCAGACTCGACGTTTACTAATATGACGTGAATGGGTCTCTGAAACGGCCTTCATGAGACTAATTTGAATAGCGATCGCCTGATGCTGTTCATTCTTGCTTGAAACGACTTCGCAAAGGCCTTTCTTAAAGGAGGCAATTTGGGGTCGAACTCGTACTGTCACCCGTGAATCAAAATATGATTCTAAGACCGGAAAATGACTTTCACATGTGAAAGTCATGCAGCTAACTTGGTCATTAAATGTACAAAACCCACTCATGTAAGCCCTAATTTTGCGATTATAACGTTCTTTTTCTGGTTTTTTGTGATTTTTATTTTTTAATAATCAATGTCTTACTGGGCAATCTCTCCTTTGCGCCCTTTTTGGGCAATTCTGCGGTTCTGGTGTTTCTCTATGATTACTCATAATCACTCCTGTCCGTTAAACAACGAATCAGGAGTCATGATGAAACACATGTTTTCGACCGATAACAACGAGCGTTTACTCACCTACGAAGAAGTCTGCACCGTCACTCAGCTTTCCCAAGCCACACTGCGTCGCTACGTCCGGTCAGGTCGCTTTCCTGCTCCTATCAAGCCGAATCCGACTGGACGCGCTGTGCGATTTCGAATCCAAGATGTTCGTGACTGGCTTGATCAGCTGTGATGGGGGGGGAAATGAAATTTCAATTGAGAGACTCAGGGCTATACTTCTTCAGCTCTGATGCATGGCAAAAAGTGGGCGGGTACATTGAGGTTATTGCCAGAACCCGACTTTCCAACAAGAAGCACGGCCATGGTGCACTCCTGCAGTGGAAAAATCTGGATAACGTCCTTCTCCGCGAGGTGGTTTACGCGCGACACCTGAACGGCGATAACGCGCGTCAGATACGAGAGTTATTGGTGGACACCGGCTATTCGCTCGAACCAGGCACTACCAGTTGGGCACGCCTGCAGCGCTATTTGCTTGAGGAGATGGCCAAGGCGCCGCCGGCCACAACCGTCGACCGTACCGGTTGGCATGGCCCGGTGTTCGCGACGAACGGCTGGACAGTAGGGCAGGCGGATGAGCAGCACCATTTTGTCGGGCAGCTATCTACCTCGCCGCTACTGCAGGAAAGCGGGTCGCTGCAGGAGTGGAAAGATCAAGTAGGGAGTCTGTGTGATGGCAACCCGCTGGCGATCCTCAGCGTCGGGGTAGCCCTAGCTGCACCCCTGCTGAAGCATGCTGAGCTTGAAAACGGAGCTTTTCATCTTGTCGGCAACAGTTCAACTGGGAAAACGACACTATTACAGGTAGCCGCGAGTGTTTGTGGAGCTCCAGAATTTTTACGAAGCTGGGTATCCACTGCCAACGGACTGGCCGCTGTAGCGGCTGAGCATAATGATATGTTGTTGGCTCTCGATGAAATCGGTCTGGCTCGGCCCGAGGATGTGGACGTCGCGGTTTATCATATCATGAACGGATCTAGTAAGCTTCGGGCGAATATTTCCGGAGACCTGGCAACGCAAACACATTGGCGGACGTTGGCCCTGAGCACTGGTGAGATCTGGCTTTCTGAGGTTTTTCAGCAGATGGGAAAATCGGTGAGGGCCGGGCAGGAGACTCGTCTAGTTGAGATCCCCGTTTTTGGGCGATTTGGCGCATT includes:
- a CDS encoding helix-turn-helix transcriptional regulator — protein: MKHMFSTDNNERLLTYEEVCTVTQLSQATLRRYVRSGRFPAPIKPNPTGRAVRFRIQDVRDWLDQL
- a CDS encoding DUF927 domain-containing protein encodes the protein MKFQLRDSGLYFFSSDAWQKVGGYIEVIARTRLSNKKHGHGALLQWKNLDNVLLREVVYARHLNGDNARQIRELLVDTGYSLEPGTTSWARLQRYLLEEMAKAPPATTVDRTGWHGPVFATNGWTVGQADEQHHFVGQLSTSPLLQESGSLQEWKDQVGSLCDGNPLAILSVGVALAAPLLKHAELENGAFHLVGNSSTGKTTLLQVAASVCGAPEFLRSWVSTANGLAAVAAEHNDMLLALDEIGLARPEDVDVAVYHIMNGSSKLRANISGDLATQTHWRTLALSTGEIWLSEVFQQMGKSVRAGQETRLVEIPVFGRFGAFDELHGFASSQELVDALKSGSKHQHGTLFRQWVELLTENTEELTGYIQHEVVRYTDQWTTSHMASQVVRVIKRFALITSALCLACRNYLLPWTEAESERAMHQVADAWIKNRGHIFNKEDHRILVKLNEYMNSRKFSFAPIETGIAESPYEGFKRTVNGEKQLLVKKANFIRFFGLPTRYMREIEFLIQKDLLETNERSRGTLRVKINGKFERFFALWPERIRKYLNSLSDLDGLSQFPTYPSVDSEVTENE